DNA from Ananas comosus cultivar F153 linkage group 12, ASM154086v1, whole genome shotgun sequence:
cgccttcttcttcaccgccgcctccctcctcaccctcctccttcaccgtcgcctccctcctcaccctcctctccaccgctcgcgaccccctcctcctctcccccgccgccgccgccgccgccgagcccacccccaccgtcgtctccgtcgccgtcgccgagcccacggctatggcgacggcggcgaaggcggaggagagCGTGGGCGAGGGGAGGGGGTCGCGCGACTCCATGGCCACCACCACGCTCTCCTTGAACGGCACCgccccgccgtcgccgtcgtcgtcgtcgtcttccgCCTTCTTCGGCGCCGCGTCGCCGAGTATGGAGCCAGTGTCGGCGCCGGGGGGCTCAAAGAAGAGGCGGTCGACGTGCGCCGACGACTTGATGTCGCGTATCACGCTCTCCGACGACTCGCCGTCATGCTACTCGTCGTCGGACGGCGTCGTCGACAGGCTGGTCATGTCCCGATCGCGCCCCTCGTCCGACGAGTTGGTGAAGCGCGACTCCGGCGTGTCCGGCCGGTACACCGAGTTGGCCGTCTTGTACATGCAGCCCGACGACGGcgaggcggagaagaagacgacggtgaagaagaaggcctAAACTGGATGCGGAGGCcgaggcggagaagaagacgacggcgaagaagaagaaggggaggccgagcggcagggcgcaggagggggaggcggaggcgcagccggcgccggcgccgcgcgtGTTCTTCTCCGTCGGCGCCGCCCCTCCTCCCGCCGTCGCGCAGAAGCCGCCGACCAGCGAATGGTGTAATGGCgcaaatggtgtaatagtgtaatggtgcaaatggtgtaacggtgtaatggtgcaaatagTATAATgttgtaatggtgcaaaattgtaatggtgtaatagtgcaaatggtgtaatgcTGTAATAGTgcaaaatggtgtaatggtgtaatggtgtaatggtgcaaatggtgtaatggtgtaatggtgcaaaattgtaatggtgtaatggtgtaatggtgcaaatggtgtaatggtgtaatggtgcaaaatggtgtaatggtgtaatggtgtaatggtccccactcctcgccggcgccggctgcgcctccgcctctccctcctgcgccctgccgctcggcctccccttcttcttcttcgccgtcgtcttcttctccgcctcgGCCTCCGCATCCAACCCGACCCCGTTCGCCCCGGCCGCTGCCACTGCCGctgcggcgacgggatcgggctgggggtccgcggcgcAGGCGCCGGCTGTGcttccgcctccccctcctgcaccctgccgctcggcctccccttcttcttcttcgccgtcgtcttcttctccgcatccAGCCCGACCCCGTTCGCCGCAGCCGTTGCCGccgcggcgacgggatcgggctgggggtccgcggcggcgggggagagaaggagggggtcgcgggcggtggagaggagggtaaGGAGGGAGGCGacagtgaagaagaaggcgacggtccgccagcgacagaaacgaagagaagagagaaagaggaaagagaaaaagtaataagggtattttggtcagtttactgaaaaagcggaccgaatctggaaaaacgaaaaagatgatctgattttgcaaaaacccaaaataagtgaattttttatgcaaaaaggccttatTATTATTTGTCGTTTTGTGTGTATAGAAAATTGCGGTTCTAGGCACGCTATCGTATTTGCTTCTGCTCAAGCTCCGGACATGGCATTCAGATTTGAATTCAGATTTTGGCTTTGATTGTCAGATTTATAttcagattttttaaaattcgctTCGAATATGACTTGTCCACCACCATATTTACTTTGTTGATTACCCTActttttgtcattgatttattGGAAGAACCTATTGTTAAATAAAACATTAAATTCgcacttcaaaatttgaatgttttatttatttagagcAAATAGTGCGCTTAAATATAGGTTagaaataagttttatacattttgatctcgattttaattttatataacacaTTAATTATTGTGTACCATTACTAAATCTCAAGAGATACGACATTAATTCGGAAACATAAAAGTGCGGTGCATGAATTATACTGTACACTCGGTCCAGGAAATAATCTCTTCCTTTCTTGGCGACCGTTATAATCTCCGGGATCTTCGGGGAACCTCCAGTGGGTCCCACCTCCCCCCATTCACCGCATCCGTCCGTTCCCGCCCCCACATCTCCAACGGCCATCAAATCTCAACCGTCCATTTCCCCCACCTATTACTTTTTCTAATTAGTCTTATTGTAGTTATTATTACAACAATTATTACATCAATAATCtaatcccctctctctctctctctctctctctctctctctctctctctcctcaccaTTCAAGAgattgagaaagagagagagggggatttGAATAagaattgttgttgttgttgttggtggtCGTGTGGTTGTTGTAATGGAAATGGGGTCGGAGGCACCGTCGCCGACCCCAGACGACGCTGCGGCCGCGGAGGCGATGTTCGCGAAGCGCGGGTGCTGCTGCTTCTGGGTACCATGGCCGCGGGACGCTTGGGAGCGCATTCGTCCCCCCGCAGGGTCGCCAGTAAATACCACTGTCTCAACTACTGCTTCCGCCATTACTCCTGTGGACAGGAGGGACCACGACGATCACGTTGCGGCGACAGCAGGGGGCCCCACCACCCGCCGCTGGTGGTGGGACCGCGGCGTCCGGGCCCTCCGGAAGGTGCGGGAGTGGTCGGAGGTCATCGCTGGCCCCCGCTGGAAGAccttcctccgccgcctcggccgccgccggcgcggcggcgcaagcgCCGGAGCCGGCGGCCGGTTCGGGTACGACCCGCTGAGCTACGCACGCAACTTCGACGAGAGAAACGGGAGCGGCGGCAACGGCGGTGGAGCCGACgactccgacgacgacgccttcCGCCGCGGCTTCTCGGTGCGGTACGCGGCGCTGCCCGTGTCCACCAAGTCGTCGATGGACCTCGGCGACCTctccgacggcggcggcgagatCGTCCCGTGGACCCGGTTCACCGCGTAGTTCGGACCGCAGGCTTGCTGGTCTATAGACCGGGTCCAGGTGCAAGTATTTCTCTTAAATAGGGGTTGGTGCTGACAAGTTAACTGTTTTAAAAATGGGGTGgcttatttgtttgatttttttgaaaagaaaccTAATTTTtgttggtaaaaatgtatacatAATCCCTCAacttatagatcattttgaatttgccccttcaattttttttttttttgggattgaGTCCCCTCAACTTctgattttctttattttaatttttacactaACTAAAGTTAAAAATGTTATCAAATCCAATAATTCTACCAGCTATGAACCACAAATTGACCTAATTTTCTTTGGTAAAAATGACTAAAATTAGTAGGTTTGGTGAAATCACTAATGAATTTGATAAACTCTCAAaacttttttaactaaaattatttaaatttcaagaaattACAAGTTGTGGGGGTCCCAATCGAAAAAccaaaagttgagggggctatttcaGAAAAGCCAATATAGTTAAGGggttccatacatttttatctttttttttttgttacttttttaatttggaGACAAAGAAAATGAGATTGTTTATTTAGAAGGAGTATAAGGTAGATGTAGATTCCTGGGTCATGTTATGTTATTATGTCATAAAAATATTCCAAAACCATTTTGATTTAATAAT
Protein-coding regions in this window:
- the LOC109718593 gene encoding uncharacterized protein LOC109718593, which encodes MEMGSEAPSPTPDDAAAAEAMFAKRGCCCFWVPWPRDAWERIRPPAGSPVNTTVSTTASAITPVDRRDHDDHVAATAGGPTTRRWWWDRGVRALRKVREWSEVIAGPRWKTFLRRLGRRRRGGASAGAGGRFGYDPLSYARNFDERNGSGGNGGGADDSDDDAFRRGFSVRYAALPVSTKSSMDLGDLSDGGGEIVPWTRFTA